TCAAAATGCTGTTATTCCATATACCGAAGAAAAAATTTCATATACAGAATTTTTTGAAAAAACCTGGGAACCAGTAAAAAAATTTATGATCAATGAAATAGTTGCTCACCATAATCAGGATAACATATTTATGTTAGCTTCAAGCGTAAATAAAAAAGTTGAAAATATAAACGATACACCACCTGAAATATTAATCCCCGCATTTACTTTAAGTGAACTGGAAATCTCCTTTAAAATGGGGGTTTTAATTTATATACCTTTCATAATAGTTGATATGGTAGTTGCAAGTATTCTTTTATCCATGGGTATGATGATGATACCTCCAATAATGATATCAATGCCATTTAAACTATTACTATTTATACTTGTAAATGGATGGGACTTATTAATTGGCGGATTAATAAGAAGCTTCCAGACATCAGGAGGTCTATAATCTTGACTATAGAAGTTTTTATTGACATTTTCAGAGATGGTATATCTGTTTTTTTAACAGTTATAACTCCAATATTATTGGTTAGTCTTGCTGTAGGGTTAATTATAAGTATATTTCAAACAATAACCTCTATAAATGAGCAAACTCTGACATTTGCTCCTAAAATTATTATTACTTTCTTAGTTGTTGGCCTCTTATTTGGATGGATCGCTCAAAAAATCATGGATTTTACATTTAGAATATTAACAACATACTTTGGGATGATTTAAAATGGATGTGGTAACCTTTTTAGAAACCCGTTTCTGGGTATGGGCTATAATATTTTTTAGAATTGCCGGAATGACAATTTCGGCTCCAGTTAT
This is a stretch of genomic DNA from Marinitoga piezophila KA3. It encodes these proteins:
- the fliP gene encoding flagellar type III secretion system pore protein FliP (The bacterial flagellar biogenesis protein FliP forms a type III secretion system (T3SS)-type pore required for flagellar assembly.), whose translation is MRKLLSKKFIIAIFLLIFVTGIAQEPVPIPEINIDIGGGTPGPDTLIPTLEILLLLSILTLAPSLIMMFTSFMRIVIVLSFLRTAMGSRQAPPNQVLIGISLILTFLIMTPVFNDIYQNAVIPYTEEKISYTEFFEKTWEPVKKFMINEIVAHHNQDNIFMLASSVNKKVENINDTPPEILIPAFTLSELEISFKMGVLIYIPFIIVDMVVASILLSMGMMMIPPIMISMPFKLLLFILVNGWDLLIGGLIRSFQTSGGL
- the fliQ gene encoding flagellar biosynthesis protein FliQ, whose protein sequence is MTIEVFIDIFRDGISVFLTVITPILLVSLAVGLIISIFQTITSINEQTLTFAPKIIITFLVVGLLFGWIAQKIMDFTFRILTTYFGMI